Proteins from a single region of Oncorhynchus nerka isolate Pitt River linkage group LG18, Oner_Uvic_2.0, whole genome shotgun sequence:
- the kcnf1b gene encoding potassium voltage-gated channel subfamily F member 1, translated as MWTIPKPRYKNCNQLDTRDEAEMAVNIGGVRLVLDRDVLNRYPESRLAELINCSTLNYDVIYSLCDDYDPGKKEFYFDRDPDAFRCIIDVYYFGEIHIKRGICPICFIKEMEFWKIHQSYLDECCKSYLTEKEEELAEIANKVKFILDDLDGDPSVNCSARCLKFLWKLMEKPESSLPARGIAVASFLFVLVSSVVMCVGTIPEVQVEDEEGDLVEHPMLEAIETACIGWFTVEYLLRFVSCPNKLLFFLSFMNIIDFMAIIPFYVVLTLTYLGTAMMDLAKVQQAVQALRIMRIARIFKLARHSSGLQTFTYALKRSFKELGLLLMYMGIGIFVFSALGYTIEQSHPETLFSSIPQSFWWAIITMTTVGYGDIYPKTTLGKCNAAISFLCGVIAIALPIHPIINNFVNFYNKQKVLETAAKHELELMELQSSDDSLMKATRKCGAAGALESSMRTSRSDNCIPLLEESTRTLKSKDYCSETESF; from the coding sequence ATGTGGACAATACCCAAACCCCGATATAAGAACTGCAACCAATTGGATACAAGGGATGAAGCCGAGATGGCCGTGAACATTGGCGGCGTGAGGCTAGTTTTAGACCGCGATGTGCTTAACCGCTACCCGGAGAGTAGACTTGCAGAACTGATCAACTGCTCAACTCTGAATTACGACGTTATCTACTCACTTTGTGATGATTATGACCCGGGTAAAAAAGAGTTTTATTTCGACCGGGATCCTGACGCTTTCAGATGTATCATTGACGTGTATTACTTCGGTGAGATTCACATCAAACGAGGTATATGTCCAATTTGTTTCATTAAAGAGATGGAGTTCTGGAAAATTCACCAAAGCTATTTGGACGAGTGCTGTAAAAGTTACCTGACTGAAAAAGAGGAAGAGCTGGCAGAGATTGCCAACAAAGTTAAGTTTATCTTGGATGATCTAGATGGGGACCCTTCTGTCAACTGCTCAGCGCGGTGTCTAAAGTTCCTTTGGAAACTCATGGAGAAACCGGAGTCCTCTTTGCCTGCGCGTGGCATCGCCGTTGCATCTTTCCTCTTCGTCCTTGTGTCCTCCGTGGTGATGTGCGTGGGGACCATTCCAGAAGTCCAAGTAGAAGATGAAGAGGGGGACCTTGTGGAGCACCCGATGCTGGAGGCCATCGAGACAGCCTGCATAGGCTGGTTCACCGTGGAATACCTGCTGCGTTTTGTGTCCTGCCCAAACAAACTGCTCTTTTTCCTATCCTTTATGAACATAATCGACTTCATGGCTATCATTCCCTTCTACGTGGTGTTGACCCTTACTTACCTGGGTACGGCCATGATGGATCTGGCCAAGGTCCAGCAAGCGGTCCAGGCGCTTCGCATCATGCGTATCGCCCGCATCTTCAAACTGGCGCGCCACTCCTCTGGGCTACAGACTTTCACCTATGCGCTGAAGAGGAGTTTCAAAGAGCTGGGGTTGCTCCTTATGTACATGGGCATAGGGATATTCGTGTTCTCAGCACTGGGCTACACCATAGAGCAAAGCCACCCGGAGACCCTCTTCAGTAGCATCCCACAGTCCTTCTGGTGGGCTATTATCACCATGACCACCGTGGGCTATGGAGACATTTACCCCAAAACCACTCTAGGCAAGTGCAACGCAGCCATCAGCTTCCTGTGTGGGGTGATTGCCATTGCGTTGCCAATTCACCCCATTATCAACAACTTCGTCAATTTTTACAACAAGCAGAAAGTGCTCGAGACCGCGGCCAAGCACGAGCTGGAGCTCATGGAGTTGCAGTCTAGCGATGATTCACTGATGAAGGCAACGCGCAAGTGTGGCGCAGCGGGTGCGTTGGAGAGCTCGATGCGTACCTCGCGTAGTGATAATTGTATACCACTTCTCGAGGAATCGACCAGGACTTTGAAGTCGAAAGATTATTGCTCGGAAACCGAATCATTTTAA